The following coding sequences lie in one Rutidosis leptorrhynchoides isolate AG116_Rl617_1_P2 chromosome 4, CSIRO_AGI_Rlap_v1, whole genome shotgun sequence genomic window:
- the LOC139840631 gene encoding uncharacterized protein produces the protein MGRDLLGMDGAHMKPPATGHILTAVGLDSNNSIYPVAYAIVEQENYNSWSWFLECLGDDLGLTRQSNFTFISDRQKGLLQAVARMYPCAEHRFCLRHIHENMKTKGFRGAAYKQLLWKCASATTVPYFEKAMLELKGFNVAAHTYLGKIPPSCWAKSHFSGRAKSDVLLNNMCEVLNRWLLDARDKPIITALEYVREYLMKRIVTGINKVAKCNGPLTPSATKLFESIKKDAHLCRVLWSGSNLYQVNGLHGEQCVVDIGERRCACRKWEITGIPCKHAVACFWNMATNSQDVGPLERWFDPIYYLDTWNRAYCFTINPLNDRSLWPKSSISLPLLPPLFTPSVGRLKKNRIKGFEERESLNNGGKLSRKGKSIKCGTCGIYGHNKRGCPSGSKNVAGGSQMWKVVVKPSQI, from the exons ATGGGGAGAGACCTACTTGGAATGGATGGTGCACACATGAAACCACCAGCAACTGGACATATATTGACTGCAGTAGGATTGGATTCAAACAACAGTATCTATCCAGTGGCTTATGCAATTGTGGAGCAAGAAAATTACAACTCATGGAGTTGGTTTTTGGAGTGTTTGGGTGATGATCTAGGGTTAACAAGACAATCAAACTTCACTTTCATTAGTGATAGACAAAAG GGTTTACTTCAAGCTGTTGCAAGGATGTATCCGTGTGCTGAACATAGGTTTTGCTTAAGGCACATTCATGAAAATATGAAGACAAAAGGTTTTAGGGGTGCAGCTTATAAACAACTCCTGTGGAAGTGTGCTAGTGCCACTACTGTTCCTTATTTTGAAAAGGCCATGCTTGAGTTAAAAGGTTTCAATGTAGCTGCACACACATACTTAGGTAAGATACCTCCAAGCTGTTGGGCAAAAAGTCATTTTTCAG GAAGGGCAAAGTCAGATGTTCTATTGAATAACATGTGTGAGGTTTTAAATCGATGGTTACTTGATGCTAGAGACAAGCCTATAATCACTGCATTAGAGTATGTGAGAGAGTACCTAATGAAAAGGATAGTCACAGGGATAAACAAAGTTGCTAAATGTAATGGACCACTGACCCCAAGTGCAACAAAACTGTTTGAATCAATTAAGAAGGATGCTCACCTATGCAGAGTTCTTTGGAGTGGTAGTAATCTTTATCAAGTCAATGGACTTCATGGTGAACAATGTGTAGTTGACATAGGGGAAAGAAGGTGTGCTTGTAGGAAATGGGAAATCACAGGGATACCATGCAAGCATGCTGTGGCATGCTTTTGGAACATGGCAACTAATTCACAAGATGTTGGTCCACTTGAGAGATGGTTTGATCCTATTTACTATTTAGACACCTGGAACAGAGCATATTGTTTCACCATTAATCCACTTAATGATAGATCTTTGTGGCCTAAATCAAGTATCTCTTTGCCATTACTACCACCATTATTTACACCTTCAGTTGGTAGACTAAAAAAAAATAGGATAAAAGGTTTTGAGGAAAGGGAAAGTCTTAACAATGGTGGTAAGTTGTCTAgaaagggaaagagcataaaatgtGGAACTTGTGGAATATATGGGCATAACAAAAGAGGATGTCCAAGTGGAAGTAAAAATGTAGCTGGTGGAAGTCAAATGTGGAAAGTGGTAGTCAAACCTAGTCAAATCTAA